One genomic region from Candidatus Chlorobium masyuteum encodes:
- the groES gene encoding co-chaperone GroES produces MNLKPLADRVIVKPAPAEEKTKGGLYIPDTGKEKPQYGEVVAVGAGKVADSGQLLEMQVKVGQKVLYGKYSGTEVNVEGEDYLIMRESDIFAIL; encoded by the coding sequence ATGAACTTGAAACCCTTAGCTGATCGAGTTATTGTTAAACCTGCACCGGCAGAGGAAAAAACCAAAGGTGGTCTTTACATTCCTGATACCGGGAAAGAGAAGCCACAGTATGGTGAAGTGGTTGCCGTTGGAGCAGGCAAGGTTGCAGATAGCGGCCAGCTGCTTGAAATGCAGGTAAAAGTAGGTCAGAAAGTGCTTTATGGTAAATATTCCGGCACTGAAGTCAACGTGGAGGGTGAGGACTACCTCATCATGCGTGAGTCTGACATCTTCGCTATTCTTTAA
- a CDS encoding alpha/beta fold hydrolase, with translation MSSTVKDQHFLWQFAPDQEAKIRYQEYGQDNPDKTPILFIHGYGGMLEHWNLNIPEFTHNRKLYAMDLIGFGKSQKPNVRYSLELFATQIEAFLFLKKLDSIIIVGHSMGAASGIYFAHHQPEKVKALILANPSGLFADMMDGMASVFFGLIGSPMIGDVLFSAFANPLGVSQSLMPTYYNQKMVDTKLINQFTLPLQDKGAQWSYLSPSRRPLDFRLDNLKKPCNFKGPAFLVWGADDMALPPHKIIPEFQQLLPQAGAFIIPKAAHCIHHDAHEAFNERLKLILDSLD, from the coding sequence ATGAGCAGCACGGTGAAGGACCAACATTTTCTCTGGCAATTCGCTCCCGATCAGGAAGCAAAAATTCGCTATCAGGAGTACGGTCAGGATAACCCTGACAAAACACCGATTCTCTTTATCCACGGCTACGGCGGCATGCTTGAACACTGGAACCTCAATATTCCCGAGTTCACGCATAACCGTAAACTCTACGCCATGGACCTTATCGGGTTCGGCAAATCACAGAAACCCAACGTCCGGTACTCTCTTGAACTCTTTGCCACACAGATTGAGGCCTTTCTCTTTCTGAAAAAGCTTGATTCGATCATTATTGTCGGCCACTCCATGGGTGCAGCAAGCGGTATCTATTTTGCCCATCATCAGCCTGAAAAAGTCAAAGCGCTCATCCTTGCAAATCCATCCGGCCTTTTTGCCGATATGATGGATGGGATGGCGAGCGTCTTCTTCGGCCTTATCGGATCTCCAATGATCGGCGATGTACTCTTTTCAGCTTTTGCCAATCCGCTTGGCGTCAGTCAGAGCCTTATGCCAACCTACTACAACCAGAAGATGGTTGATACCAAACTGATCAACCAGTTCACCCTTCCCCTGCAGGACAAAGGAGCCCAGTGGTCCTATCTCTCCCCGTCAAGACGACCGCTTGATTTCCGGCTCGACAACCTCAAGAAACCCTGCAACTTCAAAGGTCCGGCTTTTCTCGTCTGGGGTGCTGATGACATGGCGCTTCCTCCCCATAAAATCATCCCTGAATTTCAGCAGCTTCTGCCGCAGGCCGGAGCATTTATCATTCCGAAAGCAGCGCACTGCATCCACCATGATGCCCATGAAGCGTTCAATGAGCGACTGAAATTGATTCTTGACTCACTGGATTAA
- a CDS encoding Rrf2 family transcriptional regulator, producing the protein MLQVSRKFEYGLHAVTYLSTKGVDRVVTVKEMADDIGVSQEFLSKAMQSLKRAGIARSVQGVKGGYSLGRKPGEITVADIAIAIEGDPHLMRCGKKLASCEISSSCHHRDYMNSLQNKIQDLMASTTIASLLRKEPQ; encoded by the coding sequence ATGCTTCAGGTTTCGAGAAAATTTGAATACGGACTTCATGCCGTTACCTATCTGTCGACAAAAGGTGTTGACAGGGTTGTCACCGTAAAGGAGATGGCTGATGATATCGGTGTTTCCCAGGAGTTTCTTTCAAAAGCGATGCAAAGTCTGAAGCGAGCCGGTATTGCCCGTTCTGTCCAGGGGGTCAAGGGTGGTTATTCTCTTGGCCGTAAACCCGGAGAGATCACGGTTGCCGATATCGCTATTGCCATCGAGGGCGATCCCCATCTTATGCGGTGCGGCAAGAAACTGGCCAGTTGTGAAATCAGTTCATCATGTCATCATCGTGACTATATGAACAGCCTGCAGAATAAAATTCAGGATCTGATGGCCTCCACAACCATTGCATCGCTCTTGAGGAAGGAGCCGCAGTGA
- a CDS encoding alpha/beta hydrolase, producing the protein MITSKYIRMRMITALLLLLSGCASTNLTGNAEYLKPPVQAFYATNRNHAGQQAESGQKYGAERSMMSYGIADVAIPQDHRIGRVIHATFDKEKHREINYLQLTELNREELLNNLTKTVAASEEKALLLYVHGFNMTFNEGARGIGQIVSDLDFKGSSLFFSWPSRGHVNSYEDDEAGILWAEKDLVTVLEEVALRSGSKTIYLMGHSLGARGLSRALLELLGKKPQLKTYFKALILTAPDINADVFKNEIGPALAKTGVRVTLYVSGKDRALTLSERVHGVRRLGNANGKPIIIPGIETVDATNINTGFFGHSYHSDSRSVLSDIYYILKKDLRADERFSLKAIDTASGRYWIFKD; encoded by the coding sequence GCAGAATACCTGAAACCGCCGGTACAGGCCTTTTACGCAACCAACCGCAACCATGCCGGGCAGCAGGCAGAATCCGGTCAAAAATATGGCGCTGAAAGAAGCATGATGAGCTATGGCATAGCAGATGTAGCCATACCTCAGGACCACCGGATCGGCAGAGTGATTCATGCAACCTTTGACAAAGAAAAACACCGGGAAATCAACTATCTCCAACTGACGGAGCTCAACAGGGAAGAGCTTCTGAATAATCTGACAAAAACGGTGGCGGCCTCTGAAGAGAAGGCCCTTCTGCTCTATGTGCACGGCTTCAACATGACATTCAATGAGGGCGCGCGGGGAATCGGACAGATTGTGAGCGACCTTGATTTCAAGGGCTCTTCACTCTTCTTCAGCTGGCCATCACGGGGACACGTCAACAGCTATGAAGACGACGAAGCCGGAATTTTATGGGCTGAAAAAGATCTGGTGACGGTTCTTGAGGAGGTCGCCCTGCGTTCCGGATCGAAAACCATCTACCTCATGGGACACAGCCTTGGCGCACGGGGGTTGTCGCGTGCATTACTTGAACTCCTCGGAAAAAAGCCGCAACTCAAAACATACTTCAAAGCCCTTATCCTGACCGCTCCGGACATCAATGCCGATGTTTTCAAAAATGAAATCGGACCGGCACTTGCAAAAACAGGCGTACGGGTAACCCTCTATGTTTCAGGAAAGGACAGAGCATTGACACTCTCCGAAAGAGTGCATGGGGTCCGTCGACTCGGGAATGCGAACGGGAAGCCGATCATCATTCCGGGTATCGAGACGGTCGATGCAACAAACATCAATACAGGCTTTTTCGGTCACTCCTACCATAGCGATTCCCGCTCCGTGCTTTCAGATATCTATTACATTCTGAAAAAGGACCTCCGGGCTGACGAACGATTCTCACTCAAAGCCATCGATACCGCTTCAGGGAGATACTGGATATTCAAGGATTAG
- a CDS encoding putative LPS assembly protein LptD yields the protein MTIINRNISLQTISTVVAGFVSLLSPCRLHAAAPSLPEKAGSGIESTIFFSAKDSVIYNFDRRTIELRGKAAINHESRRLTAPGIVIDLNTEQLRASGVADSSKQLTDPAVFSDSKGSFNAETITYDFRRQRGETSNVTSSSSELIFQGEHVSRLDSGELQISDGTYTTCDDDDPHYWISSSSLTIIPGKKVVARPLVLYVRPEVFSRRLPAVPILALPYMVFPLQDARSSGFLTPTPSRASDRGYFVSNLGYFWAIDEYMDLKVDGDLALNGSWRLGNRFRYTKQHDFSGGIAGEFKRNILNSDGSVHRDWNLSVLHNQLVDPSTRLDLNLDFQGGERIYELHSVNAETILTGQANARGSLGKTFNDESTIGALYFDRIKDLSTHKATDTFGASFYRNRFYPFNSALSVSSAAALSGSATSQDGPSSSGYSASADVEMGYYREFSEGYKALFTQGISLLAREPVPGLDEDVYSAKRVLFPLRMQSTLFRYFNVNPSLTFTRFLSSASRDRDFSTTVFSVDASTRLYGSVQTGLPGLKALRHTFIPTLTYTWNPAFSGIGSDYYHRHLYDWTYGTRYNRFENRWYSGLPEGQSRVGISLNNLFHGKFIGSSGQAESDSFYDGHTVQLLALNVATSYNFAAESLKLEPLILTAQSNALSPDFLLSAGGMYDFYSYDPLSGVRVNRFNKDEGKGLLRFVRGFLNMGFTLQGRRVAGASAPAAGPAIQMNPSSLLRDRILNNGEYSDIDYTLPWQFRLSLYLQSDRSNPLEPTTTSLVTASSTFSVSKTWQVSVNTGYDLRNREVIFPMLQLYRDLHCWQVGFQWVPSGSFRSYAIQIGLKTPQLRDLRLKHSGSTSL from the coding sequence TTGACGATAATTAACAGGAACATTTCACTTCAGACCATTTCGACAGTCGTTGCGGGGTTCGTCTCATTGTTATCGCCCTGTCGTCTCCATGCTGCCGCGCCTTCGCTTCCCGAGAAGGCTGGATCCGGGATTGAAAGCACCATCTTTTTTAGTGCGAAAGATTCGGTTATCTACAATTTCGACCGGCGTACTATAGAGCTTCGGGGGAAAGCAGCCATCAACCATGAGAGTAGACGGCTCACTGCACCAGGGATTGTGATTGATCTCAATACCGAACAGCTTCGCGCATCGGGTGTGGCTGATTCTTCGAAACAGTTGACCGATCCTGCGGTTTTTTCCGACAGCAAGGGGAGTTTCAATGCTGAAACAATAACCTATGATTTCAGGAGACAGAGGGGGGAGACCTCCAATGTCACCTCCTCTTCCAGTGAGCTTATTTTTCAGGGAGAGCATGTTTCGCGTCTTGACAGCGGTGAGCTGCAGATCAGTGACGGAACCTACACAACCTGTGATGACGATGATCCGCATTACTGGATCTCCTCTTCCAGTCTGACCATTATTCCGGGCAAAAAAGTAGTCGCCAGACCGCTTGTCCTGTATGTGCGACCGGAGGTTTTTTCCCGGCGTCTGCCCGCAGTGCCTATTCTTGCGCTGCCCTATATGGTTTTTCCCCTCCAGGATGCGCGTTCATCAGGTTTTCTGACACCAACCCCGAGCCGTGCGAGCGATCGCGGTTACTTTGTGTCGAATCTTGGCTATTTCTGGGCTATTGATGAGTATATGGATCTGAAGGTTGATGGTGATCTTGCCTTGAACGGAAGCTGGCGGCTTGGAAACCGCTTTCGCTACACGAAACAACATGATTTTTCCGGAGGCATTGCAGGGGAGTTCAAACGCAATATCCTCAATTCCGATGGAAGTGTCCATCGTGACTGGAATTTGAGTGTTCTGCATAACCAGCTCGTGGATCCTTCAACGCGTCTTGATCTCAATCTGGATTTTCAGGGCGGTGAGCGTATCTATGAGTTGCATTCAGTCAATGCTGAAACCATACTGACCGGGCAGGCAAATGCCAGAGGATCCCTCGGCAAAACCTTCAATGACGAGAGCACTATTGGCGCTCTTTATTTCGATAGAATCAAGGATCTCTCTACCCACAAGGCCACGGACACCTTTGGAGCTTCTTTTTACCGGAACCGTTTCTATCCCTTCAACTCCGCACTTTCGGTAAGCTCCGCTGCAGCATTGTCGGGGAGTGCCACTTCACAGGACGGGCCCTCTTCTTCGGGTTATTCGGCGAGTGCTGATGTTGAGATGGGTTACTACCGGGAGTTTTCCGAGGGGTACAAAGCGCTTTTTACACAGGGGATCAGTCTGCTTGCAAGAGAGCCGGTACCGGGGCTTGATGAAGATGTATACAGTGCAAAGCGGGTTCTTTTTCCACTGCGTATGCAATCAACCCTTTTTCGATATTTCAATGTCAATCCGTCTCTGACTTTCACCCGTTTTCTGAGCAGTGCTTCCCGCGACAGGGATTTTTCAACCACTGTTTTTTCGGTTGATGCCTCGACTCGGCTTTACGGATCAGTACAAACCGGATTGCCGGGGCTCAAGGCGCTTCGTCATACCTTTATCCCTACCCTTACCTACACCTGGAATCCGGCGTTCAGCGGTATCGGAAGTGACTACTACCACCGCCATCTCTATGACTGGACCTATGGCACGCGCTATAACAGATTTGAAAATCGCTGGTACAGCGGTCTTCCCGAAGGGCAGAGCCGAGTTGGCATCAGCCTGAATAATCTCTTTCATGGCAAATTCATCGGCTCCTCCGGGCAGGCAGAATCGGATTCATTTTATGACGGTCACACGGTTCAATTGCTCGCACTGAATGTTGCTACCTCCTATAATTTTGCGGCAGAGTCCCTCAAGCTTGAACCGCTTATCCTCACAGCCCAAAGCAATGCCCTTTCTCCGGACTTTCTTTTGAGTGCGGGCGGTATGTATGATTTTTACAGTTATGACCCGTTGAGTGGAGTGAGGGTCAACCGCTTCAACAAGGATGAAGGCAAAGGGCTTTTACGCTTTGTCAGGGGGTTCCTGAACATGGGATTCACCCTTCAGGGACGAAGGGTGGCTGGAGCTTCAGCACCGGCAGCGGGCCCGGCAATCCAGATGAATCCATCATCACTGCTGCGGGATCGAATTCTTAATAACGGTGAGTACAGTGACATTGATTACACGCTGCCCTGGCAGTTTCGCCTCTCGCTCTATCTCCAGTCAGACCGGAGCAATCCTCTTGAGCCAACAACAACCTCACTGGTTACAGCATCTTCAACGTTCTCGGTCTCAAAAACATGGCAGGTATCAGTCAATACCGGCTATGATCTCCGGAATCGGGAAGTGATTTTCCCCATGCTGCAGCTCTATCGCGATCTTCACTGCTGGCAGGTTGGTTTTCAGTGGGTACCGAGCGGAAGTTTCCGGAGCTACGCGATTCAGATCGGACTGAAAACTCCCCAGTTAAGGGATCTCAGGCTGAAACATTCCGGCAGTACCTCGTTATAA
- the groL gene encoding chaperonin GroEL (60 kDa chaperone family; promotes refolding of misfolded polypeptides especially under stressful conditions; forms two stacked rings of heptamers to form a barrel-shaped 14mer; ends can be capped by GroES; misfolded proteins enter the barrel where they are refolded when GroES binds) gives MTAKDILFDTEARAKLKVGVDKLANAVKVTLGPAGRNVLIDKKFGAPTSTKDGVTVAKEIELSDSIENMGAQMVREVASKTSDVAGDGTTTATVLAQAIYREGLKNVTAGARPIDLKRGIDRAVKEVVQELRNISRNISGKKEIAQVGTISANNDPEIGELIAEAMDKVGKDGVITVEEAKGMDTELKVVEGMQFDRGYLSPYFVTNPETMDAELEDPLILIYDKKISNMKELLPILEKSAQSGRPLLIISEDIEGEALATIVVNKLRGTLRVCAVKAPGFGDRRKAMLEDIAILTGGTVISEEKGYKLENATISYLGQAARVTIDKDNTTIVEGKGTAEEIKARINEIKGQIEKSTSDYDTEKLQERLAKLSGGVAVLNIGASTEVELKEKKARVEDALHATRAAVQEGIVVGGGVALIRAIKGLDRAVADNEDQKTGIEIIRRALEEPLRQIVANTGTSDGAVVLEKVKAGTGDYGFNARTETYENLVEAGVVDPTKVTRSALENAASVAGILLTTEAAITDIKEDKPDMPAMPPGGMGGMGGMY, from the coding sequence ATGACTGCTAAAGATATTCTCTTTGATACCGAAGCCAGAGCAAAGCTCAAGGTTGGTGTCGACAAACTGGCAAATGCCGTGAAAGTTACCCTCGGACCTGCCGGACGTAATGTATTGATTGACAAAAAATTCGGTGCTCCTACCTCAACCAAGGACGGCGTTACTGTTGCCAAAGAGATCGAGCTTTCCGATTCCATCGAGAACATGGGTGCCCAGATGGTTCGTGAAGTTGCTTCGAAAACAAGTGATGTTGCCGGTGACGGTACCACCACCGCTACCGTTCTTGCCCAGGCGATCTATCGCGAAGGCCTGAAGAACGTTACCGCCGGTGCCCGTCCGATTGACCTCAAAAGAGGTATTGACCGCGCAGTTAAAGAGGTTGTGCAGGAGCTGAGAAACATCAGCCGCAACATCTCCGGTAAAAAGGAGATTGCACAGGTTGGTACCATCTCTGCCAACAACGATCCTGAAATCGGCGAACTGATTGCCGAGGCGATGGACAAGGTTGGTAAAGATGGTGTTATCACGGTTGAAGAGGCCAAGGGTATGGACACCGAGCTCAAGGTTGTTGAGGGTATGCAGTTTGATCGCGGCTACCTTTCGCCTTATTTTGTGACCAATCCCGAGACGATGGATGCTGAACTGGAAGATCCGCTGATTCTTATCTACGACAAGAAGATCAGCAACATGAAGGAGCTGCTTCCTATTCTTGAGAAATCAGCACAGTCCGGTCGTCCTCTTCTGATCATTTCAGAAGATATCGAAGGCGAAGCGCTTGCAACGATTGTTGTCAACAAGCTGAGAGGCACCCTGAGAGTTTGCGCTGTCAAGGCTCCCGGCTTCGGCGACCGCCGCAAGGCAATGCTGGAAGATATCGCCATTCTTACCGGCGGTACCGTTATCTCCGAAGAGAAGGGCTACAAGCTCGAAAACGCAACCATCTCCTACCTCGGTCAGGCTGCCCGCGTTACCATCGACAAGGACAACACGACCATCGTTGAGGGTAAAGGTACAGCCGAAGAGATCAAGGCTCGCATCAACGAAATCAAAGGCCAGATTGAAAAATCAACCTCTGATTACGATACCGAAAAATTGCAGGAGCGCCTTGCAAAGCTTTCAGGCGGCGTTGCCGTTCTCAACATCGGTGCATCAACCGAAGTTGAGCTGAAAGAGAAGAAGGCCCGTGTGGAAGATGCTCTGCATGCTACCCGCGCTGCTGTTCAGGAAGGTATTGTTGTCGGTGGCGGTGTTGCCCTGATTCGTGCGATCAAGGGTCTCGACCGGGCTGTTGCAGACAATGAAGATCAGAAAACAGGTATTGAGATCATCCGCCGCGCGCTTGAAGAGCCGCTTCGCCAGATCGTTGCAAACACCGGTACCTCGGATGGTGCTGTTGTGCTTGAGAAGGTCAAGGCCGGAACAGGCGATTATGGTTTCAACGCCAGAACCGAAACCTACGAAAACCTGGTTGAAGCCGGTGTTGTCGATCCTACCAAGGTAACCAGAAGCGCTCTTGAGAACGCTGCATCAGTTGCCGGTATTCTTCTGACAACCGAAGCTGCCATTACCGACATCAAGGAAGACAAGCCTGACATGCCGGCAATGCCTCCTGGCGGAATGGGTGGAATGGGCGGCATGTATTAA
- the uvrA gene encoding excinuclease ABC subunit UvrA, with product MTTQRLSSSAVAETSLPDIVLKGINTHNLANISVCIPRNRFVVLTGVSGSGKSSLAFDTLYAEGHRRYVESLSAYVRQFLERMPRPDIESVEGIAPAIAIEQKPIPKNPRSTVGTVSEIYDYLRLLYARIGKIYSRDTNELVLKHTPDDVSLQAGFFEEGTKFYVGFLFPSHEDAGHHLCSVQDEIANLLKKGFFRVVAGDEILDLNHEQECRRLLDMPNAERANVLVLVDRFVARNDEKVFSRISQAAESCFNESGGYAALKVVGGKSYLFSDRLELNGIEYQEPSPQLFAFNSPIGACTTCQGFGRIAGIDENIVVPDKSLSLQEGAIACWNSEKYRWHLRQLLSVAPSLGIPLDEPYEKLSHAHKDIIWKGLGDERLKGIRPFFAEIERESGYKMHFRVFLSRYRGYAICPDCEGSRLNPDARLVRVSGRHIGEVTRMNIAEASEFFRNLEISPFDRKVAEAVLEEIIKRLGYLLDVGLNYLTLDRLTHTLSGGEFQRINLSTSLGSPLVGAIYILDEPSIGLHQCDSARLITLLRRLRDLGNTVVVVEHDREIIEAADEVIDLGPYAGRLGGEVVFHGTVDEMKRSGTSLTADYLNGKKCIPVPKVRRKPDFSACIEITGAMQNNLKNIDVRFPLNVMTCITGVSGSGKSTLVNDILNKGIMKEKVGLKEQVGTHRSISGTWMVDRVEHVDQSPIGKSSRSNPVTYLKIFDDIRNLFSQTRDAKARGWKAGYFSFNIPGGRCETCAGEGSVHIEMQFLADIEAVCEDCGGLRYKPETLEVEYHGLSIAAVLDLTVEEAITFFKDEKAVARKLMVLEEVGLGYIRLGQSSSTLSGGEAQRLKLASFIAHADTAHTLFIFDEPTTGLHFEDINKLILCFEKLLEQNNTLVIIEHNPDIIMQADWIIDLGPGAGDKGGSLVAEGTPEEIAAMDHSVTGRYLRRSAEA from the coding sequence ATGACAACTCAAAGGCTCAGCAGTTCAGCAGTTGCTGAAACGAGTCTGCCGGATATTGTCCTGAAAGGGATCAATACGCACAACCTCGCCAATATTTCTGTCTGTATTCCCCGTAACCGGTTTGTCGTTCTGACGGGAGTCAGCGGCTCCGGCAAGTCAAGCCTCGCCTTTGATACGCTCTATGCCGAAGGTCACCGCCGCTATGTTGAGTCGCTTTCGGCCTATGTGCGGCAGTTTCTTGAACGCATGCCGCGGCCTGATATTGAAAGTGTTGAAGGCATAGCGCCGGCAATCGCCATAGAGCAGAAACCTATACCAAAAAACCCCCGTTCAACGGTTGGTACGGTATCGGAAATTTATGACTATCTCCGCCTGCTCTACGCAAGGATCGGTAAAATATACTCCCGTGATACCAATGAGCTGGTGCTGAAGCATACTCCGGATGACGTGAGCCTTCAGGCAGGTTTTTTTGAGGAGGGCACGAAGTTTTATGTCGGTTTCCTTTTTCCCTCTCACGAGGATGCAGGCCACCATCTCTGTTCTGTTCAGGATGAAATTGCCAATCTTTTGAAGAAGGGTTTTTTCAGGGTGGTTGCCGGTGATGAAATACTTGATCTCAATCACGAACAGGAGTGTCGCCGCCTGCTTGATATGCCGAACGCTGAGCGTGCAAATGTTCTTGTGCTGGTTGACCGGTTTGTGGCCAGGAACGATGAGAAGGTTTTCAGCCGGATATCACAGGCAGCGGAGAGCTGTTTCAATGAGTCGGGCGGATATGCCGCATTGAAGGTGGTTGGAGGCAAGAGCTACCTTTTCAGTGACCGGCTCGAACTGAACGGGATTGAGTACCAGGAACCCTCACCCCAGCTTTTTGCCTTCAACTCCCCGATCGGCGCTTGTACTACCTGTCAGGGTTTCGGCCGAATTGCCGGTATTGACGAGAACATTGTTGTGCCCGACAAGTCGCTCTCCTTGCAGGAAGGGGCTATAGCCTGCTGGAACTCTGAAAAGTACCGCTGGCACCTTCGCCAGTTGCTTTCGGTCGCCCCTTCGCTCGGCATACCGCTCGACGAGCCTTATGAAAAGCTCTCCCATGCGCACAAGGATATCATCTGGAAGGGGCTCGGTGATGAACGGTTGAAGGGAATCCGTCCATTTTTTGCTGAGATAGAGAGGGAGTCGGGCTACAAGATGCACTTCCGGGTCTTTTTAAGCCGTTACCGCGGTTATGCAATATGCCCTGATTGTGAAGGGAGCCGTCTCAATCCTGATGCCCGCCTTGTCAGGGTTTCCGGACGTCATATCGGCGAGGTTACGCGCATGAATATTGCCGAGGCATCAGAGTTTTTCCGCAATCTGGAGATCTCTCCCTTTGACCGCAAGGTTGCTGAAGCGGTTCTGGAGGAGATTATCAAGCGGCTTGGCTATCTGCTCGATGTGGGTTTGAACTACCTTACGCTTGACCGCCTCACCCACACGTTGAGCGGCGGCGAGTTTCAGCGAATCAATCTCTCCACCTCACTCGGCTCTCCGCTTGTCGGAGCGATCTATATCCTTGATGAACCGAGCATCGGCCTTCACCAGTGTGACTCCGCGCGACTTATTACGCTTTTACGGCGCCTGCGTGATCTTGGTAATACCGTGGTGGTGGTTGAGCATGACCGTGAGATCATTGAAGCCGCAGATGAAGTGATCGACCTTGGCCCCTATGCCGGACGTCTTGGCGGAGAGGTGGTTTTTCACGGTACCGTTGATGAGATGAAGCGGTCGGGAACCTCCCTTACTGCCGACTATCTCAACGGCAAAAAATGCATCCCGGTGCCGAAGGTTCGCAGAAAACCTGATTTCAGCGCATGCATTGAGATTACCGGTGCCATGCAGAACAACCTCAAGAACATCGATGTGCGCTTTCCGCTCAACGTGATGACCTGTATTACCGGTGTGAGCGGTTCAGGCAAGTCAACCCTTGTCAATGATATTCTCAACAAGGGGATCATGAAGGAGAAGGTCGGCCTTAAAGAGCAGGTCGGAACGCACCGCTCGATTTCAGGCACATGGATGGTTGACAGGGTTGAGCATGTTGACCAGTCGCCCATCGGCAAGTCAAGCCGGAGTAATCCGGTAACCTACCTGAAGATATTTGACGATATCCGCAACCTCTTTTCCCAGACGAGAGATGCCAAAGCAAGGGGGTGGAAGGCCGGTTATTTTTCATTCAACATACCCGGCGGCCGCTGTGAAACCTGTGCCGGAGAGGGGAGTGTCCATATCGAGATGCAGTTCCTTGCGGATATTGAGGCGGTCTGTGAGGATTGCGGCGGTTTGCGCTACAAGCCTGAAACCCTTGAGGTAGAGTATCATGGTCTTTCGATTGCCGCAGTGCTCGACCTGACGGTTGAAGAGGCGATCACCTTTTTCAAGGATGAGAAGGCAGTTGCAAGAAAGCTTATGGTTCTTGAAGAGGTTGGACTCGGCTATATCCGCCTTGGCCAGTCCTCAAGCACGCTTTCCGGCGGTGAGGCACAGCGCCTGAAACTGGCAAGTTTCATCGCTCATGCCGATACGGCGCACACGCTTTTTATTTTTGATGAACCGACCACCGGACTGCACTTTGAGGATATCAACAAGCTGATTCTCTGTTTTGAAAAACTGCTTGAGCAGAACAATACGCTTGTCATCATTGAACACAATCCCGACATCATCATGCAGGCCGACTGGATCATAGATCTCGGACCCGGTGCGGGTGACAAGGGCGGCTCTCTTGTGGCTGAAGGGACACCCGAAGAGATTGCTGCGATGGATCACTCCGTAACCGGCAGGTATCTCAGGCGCTCAGCGGAAGCGTGA